The DNA segment TCGCCGTGGTCCATGAACACCACGCGTTTCGCCACCTTGCGCGCAAAGCCCATCTCGTGGGTGACGACCATCATGGTCATGCCTTCCTGCGCCAGCTCGACCATGACATCGAGCACCTCGCCGATCATTTCCGGGTCGAGCGCCGAGGTCGGTTCGTCGAACAGCAGGCAGATCGGGTCCATCGCCAGGGCGCGGGCGATTGCCACGCGCTGCTGCTGGCCGCCGGACAACTGGCCGGGAAACTTGCTCGCGTGCGCGCGCAGGCCGACGCGGTCGAGCAGCGCGATGCCGCGCGCGGCGGCTTCGTCAGGGCTGCGGCCGAGCACCTTGACCTGCGCCAGCGCCAGGTTCTGCACCACGCTCATGTGCGGGAACAGTTCGAAGTGCTGGAACACCATGCCGACGCGGGCGCGCAGCTTCGGCAGGTCGGTCTTCGGGTCGCCAACCGAAATGCCGTCGACCGTGATCGTGCCCTGCGTGAAGGGTTCCAGGCCGTTCACACATTTGATCAGCGTCGATTTGCCCGAACCCGACGGGCCGCAGACCACCACCACTTCGCCCTTGGCGACATGGGTGCCGCAGTCCTTCAGCACCTGGGTGTGGCCGTACCACTTCGACACGTTCTGAATTTTGATCATTCTATTTTCCGCAGATGACGCAGATTTTCACAGATTACAGCGCGCCAAGCTATTCGATCCATCTGCGCAAATCTGCGAAATCTGCGGACCAACTGCATTTATTGGTCATGTCCAATTTCATCGCACGATGGCGACGCGCTTCTGCAATTGTTTCACGGCGAGCGACAGGCTGAAGCAGATGGCGAAGTAGATCAGTGCCGAGAGCACGATCATTTCCACCGGCCGGTTGTAATTCTTGCCCACCACGTCGGCCGCCTTGAGCATGTCCTTGGCGCCGATCGCATAGACCAGCGAGGTGTCCTGGAACAGCACGATGGTCTGCGTCAGCAGCACCGGCAGCATGTTGCGCACGGCCTGCGGCAGTATCACATGGATCATGGTCTGGGCCTGGCCGAGGCCCAGCGCGAAGGCGGCATTGACCTGGCCGCGCGGCACGCTCTGGATGCCCGAACGCATGATCTCGCAATAGAAGGCCGCTTCGAAGGCGGTGAAGGTGATGATCGCCGAGGTCTCGGCGCCGACCGGCGCGCCGGTGAGGAAGGGAATGACGAGGAAGAACCAGAGGATCACCAGTACCAGCGGGATCGAGCGCATCAGGTCCACATAGGCGCCGGCAATGCGCGCCAGCGGCACGATCGGCGACAGCCGCGCCAGCGCCAGCAGCGTGCCGATGACGATGCCGCCGGTCATTGCCACCAGCGTCAGGCGCAGCGTGAACAGCAGGCCGTCGCGGATGAAGGGCAGGCTCGGGCCCCAGACGGAAAAATCGAACTCGCCCATCTCAGCCGGTCCGCGCGATGAGGCCGGGCACGCGGCTCTTCGCCTCGATCCACGCCATGCCGCGGTTGGCGGCGAAGGCGCAGATGAAGTAGAGCAGCGTCACCGCCAGATAGGTCTCGATGCCCTGCTCCGAATCCTCCTGCATTTGCCGCGCCTGGAAGGTCAGCTCCAGCACGCCGATGGCGAAGGCCACCGAGGAATTCTTGAACACGTTCATGAACTCCGAGGTCAGCGGCGGGATCACGATGCGCAGCGCCTGCGGAAGGATCACGTGGCGGTAGGTTTGCGGCAGGGTGAAGCCCAGCGCCAATGATGCATCACGCTGGCCGCGCGGCAGGCTGCCGACGCCGGCGCGCACCTGCTCGGCGACGCGCGCCGAGGTGAAGAAGCCGAGGCACAGCGCGGCGGTGACGAATTCCTTGGCCGGCATGTCCTGCTTGACCCACAGCGACCAGTCGCGCGGCAGGAATTCCGGCACGACGAAGAACCAGAGGAACATCTGCACCAGCAGCGGGATGTTGCGGAACAGCTCGACCCAGGCAGTGGCCAGCAGCGCCAGCAGGCGCGAAGGCGTGGTGCGCAGCGCGCCGACCGCGATGCCGATGCAGAGCGCCAGCAGCCAGGCGGTCAGCGACACCGCCAGCGTCCAGCCGAGGCCGGTGATCAGCCAGTCGAGATAGGTTTCGTCGCCCGACTTGACCTGTTCGAGGAAGATACCGAAGTTCCAGTGGTAGTTCATCCCGGGTGCGTCAGCTGGTCGCCGTACCGCCAGCGCCGACTTTTACTTCTTGTTGAAGCTCTCGGCCGGCGCGTCGCTCGGCGCCTTGATCAGCTTCTTCAACTGCTCGCTCATCGGGAAATTCATACTGACATTTTTCGGCGGGATCGGCGAGAGGAACCAGCGCGTGTACAGCTTGTCCAGCTCGCCGCTTTTCATGAGGCCGATCACGGCCGCGTCGACTAGCTTCTTGAACGCCGGATCGTCGCGGCGCAACATGATGGCGATCGGTTCGACGTTGAGCACCTCGCCGACGATGGCGTAATCGGCCGGCGATTTCGAGCTGACGATGAGGCCGGCGAGCAGGTTGTCGTCCATGACGAAAGCCACCGCGCGGTCGGTCTCCAGCATCAGGAAGGCATCGGCGTGGTCCTTGCCATAGACCTCCTTGAAGTCGATGCCCTTGCCCTTTTCGTGGGCGCGCATCAGCTGCACGCTGGTGGTGCCGGTGGTGGTGGCCACCGGCTTGCCGCCAAGTTGGGCCAGACCGGTGATGCCGGAAGCCTTCTTCACCGCCATGCGCACGTTGGTGACGAAAGTGGTCGGTGCGAAGGCGACCTGCTTCTGCCGCGCCTCGTTGTTGGTGGTCGAGCCGCATTCGAGGTCGACCGTGCCGTTTGCCACCAGCGGGATGCGGTTCTGCGAAGTCACGGCCTGGTGCTGCAGCTTGAGCGCCGGCAGCTTCAGTTGCGCCTTGACCGCATCGACGATGCGATTGCAGACGTCGATGTGGTAGCCCACGGGCTGCTGCTTGTCGTCGAGGTAGGACAGCGGATAAGACGATTCGCGGATGCCGAGCGTGATGCTGCCGTTGTCCTTCACTTTCTTCAGCGTGCCTGTTTCTTGCGCCAATGCGGGCGCGGCGGCGATGACGATGGCGACGAGCAGTGCGGTGCGATGGTTCATGGCGGTCTCCTTGGCTCAGGCTTCGATCATATTCTGTTGCTGCTGCAAAGCCCACATCTGGGCATACAGGCCGTTCTGTTCGAGCAGGGCGCGATGCGCGCCACGCTCGACGATATGCCCGGCGTCGAGCACCAGGATCTCGTCGGCGTTCATCACTGTAGACAAGCGGTGGGCAATGATCAATGTGGTGCGGCCGATGGCAGCCTGTTCCAGTTCGGCCTGGATGGCCTTTTCGGTCTTGGAGTCGAGCGCCGAGGTGGCCTCGTCAAAAATCAGGATCGGCGGATTCTTCAAGAGCGCGCGGGCAATCGCCACGCGCTGCTTCTCGCCGCCGGAAAGCTTGAGGCCGCGCTCGCCGACGCGCGTGTCGTACCCGTCAGGCAGGCGTTCGATGAAGTCGTGGATGTGCGCCGCCTTTGCCGCGGCGATCACTTCCTCGCGCGGCGCCGTCGGACGGCCGTACTGGATGTTGTAGAAAATCGTGTCGTTGAACAGCACCGTATCCTGCGGCACGATGCCGATCGCGGCGCGCACCGAGGCCTGCTGCAGGGCGCGCAGGTCCGAGCCGTTGATCTTCACCGAACCGGTCGTCGTGTCGTAGAAGCGGAACAGGAGCCGCGCCAGGGTCGACTTGCCCGAGCCGCTGTGGCCGACCACGGCCACCGTCTCGCCAGCGCCGACTTTGAAATCGACATCGAACAAAATCTGCCGGTTGGCCTCGTAGGCGAAGCCGACGTTCTCGAATTCGATCTCGCAGGGGCCCGACTCGCCAGAGGCAAACAACGGCCGCGCATCCGGCGCATCCTGGATTTCGCGGTTCTTGTCGAGCAGCGAGAACATGCGCTCGATGTCGGTCAGCGACTGGCGAATCTCGCGATACAGCACGCCGAGGTGGTTGAGCGGCATGTAGAGCTGGATCAGGAAGGCATTCACCAGCACGATGTCGCCGACCGTCATGTTGCCGGAGGCAACGCCGACCGCGGCGCGCCACATCATCAGCGTCACGCCGGCGGCGATGATCAGCGACTGGCCGAGGTTGAGCCACGACAGCGAAACCTGGCTCCTGATCTGCGCGGTTTCCCACTTCTGCATCTGCTCGTCGTAGCGGTCGTGTTCCCAGCGCTCGTTGTTGAAGTACTTCACCGTCTCGAAGTTGATCAGGCTGTCCACCGCGCGTACGTTGGCCGCCGAATCCAGCTCGTTCACTTCGCGCCGCAGCACGGTGCGCCAGTTGGTGACGACGATGGTGAAGATGACGTAGATCGTCAGCGTGGCGCCGGTGATCAGCGTGAAGTCCCAGGCGTAGCGCGCGGCCAGTATCCCGATCACCAGCGCGATCTCGACCAGCGTCGGCAGGATCGAATACAGCGTGTAACTGATCAAGGAGCCGATCGAGCGCGTGCCGCGTTCGATGTCGCGCGTCAGGCCGCCGGTCTGGCGGTCGAGGTGGAAGCGCAGCGAGAGCGCATGCAGGTGCTCGAACACCTGCAGCGTGATGGTGCGCACCGCGCGTTGCGTCACGCGGGCGAAGAAGATTTCGCGCAGCTCGGTGAACAGCACGGTGGAAAAGCGCAGCGCGCCGTAGGCCGCCAGCAGGCCCAGCGGCACCAGCAGCACGGCCTGCTCCAGCTTGTTGGCGCCCGGCAGGGTGAAGGTGTCGATGATGTCCTTGAACACCATCGGCACCGCGACGTTGGTCAGCTTCGCCAGCAGCAGGCAGCAGAGCGCGAAGACGACGCGGCCCTTCCATGCCCACAGGTAGGGCAGCAGGGTCTTGATGGTTTGCCAGTCGTGGCGCGTTTCGGGGATCGGGCCCGGCAGGGCCATGGTGGGGGGGGTGCGACGCATCATGGTTTAGATTTTAACAACTTGGTGGCGTGGCTTACCGCCGTGGTGTCAGCGCCGACTTTCTCACTTCGCCTCCACGCCCGCGCCGGGTCTCGCCCCGGCGGGCGACCTACTTTCTTGCTCGTGCAAGCAAGTAGGCAAAGAAGCACGCCCCGCCTCCCCGGCCTTTTGGCGGAGGGCTCGCCAGAGTCTCGCCCGTTCGCGCGGCGCAAGGCCAATCAATTGGCCTTGCGAAACCCCGCGCTCACCCCTCGCTGCGGAAGGCCCGCCGGGCCGGTCGCTAAACTAGCCGGCCAAAAGCGGCCAGCGTCGGACAACGCGACCGGACTACTCCCGGCGAACCTCCCTCGCTCGGCGGGTCAGAGGGGAAGGCAAACCGTCGCGCGTGGAGCGACACGCTTGCGAAAATGCCGGATAAATCGTTTAATCCATTTCAGGTAGCGGGCGCCGGTAGCGGTTCCCAACCTTAGGCGCCACTAAAACGAGGCAGCATGCTGATGAAAAACGACTTTTCTATACACCGGAAGTGGAAAGCGGCGCGCCTGATGGGTTGCTTACCATCTTTTAGGCAGCTGGCTTGACTTTAGCCGTCTACAGAATTACCCACACT comes from the Sulfuritalea hydrogenivorans sk43H genome and includes:
- a CDS encoding amino acid ABC transporter ATP-binding protein — protein: MIKIQNVSKWYGHTQVLKDCGTHVAKGEVVVVCGPSGSGKSTLIKCVNGLEPFTQGTITVDGISVGDPKTDLPKLRARVGMVFQHFELFPHMSVVQNLALAQVKVLGRSPDEAAARGIALLDRVGLRAHASKFPGQLSGGQQQRVAIARALAMDPICLLFDEPTSALDPEMIGEVLDVMVELAQEGMTMMVVTHEMGFARKVAKRVVFMDHGEIVEDAPVAQFFEAPASERAKTFLARILHH
- a CDS encoding ABCB family ABC transporter ATP-binding protein/permease; this translates as MRRTPPTMALPGPIPETRHDWQTIKTLLPYLWAWKGRVVFALCCLLLAKLTNVAVPMVFKDIIDTFTLPGANKLEQAVLLVPLGLLAAYGALRFSTVLFTELREIFFARVTQRAVRTITLQVFEHLHALSLRFHLDRQTGGLTRDIERGTRSIGSLISYTLYSILPTLVEIALVIGILAARYAWDFTLITGATLTIYVIFTIVVTNWRTVLRREVNELDSAANVRAVDSLINFETVKYFNNERWEHDRYDEQMQKWETAQIRSQVSLSWLNLGQSLIIAAGVTLMMWRAAVGVASGNMTVGDIVLVNAFLIQLYMPLNHLGVLYREIRQSLTDIERMFSLLDKNREIQDAPDARPLFASGESGPCEIEFENVGFAYEANRQILFDVDFKVGAGETVAVVGHSGSGKSTLARLLFRFYDTTTGSVKINGSDLRALQQASVRAAIGIVPQDTVLFNDTIFYNIQYGRPTAPREEVIAAAKAAHIHDFIERLPDGYDTRVGERGLKLSGGEKQRVAIARALLKNPPILIFDEATSALDSKTEKAIQAELEQAAIGRTTLIIAHRLSTVMNADEILVLDAGHIVERGAHRALLEQNGLYAQMWALQQQQNMIEA
- a CDS encoding amino acid ABC transporter permease — protein: MGEFDFSVWGPSLPFIRDGLLFTLRLTLVAMTGGIVIGTLLALARLSPIVPLARIAGAYVDLMRSIPLVLVILWFFLVIPFLTGAPVGAETSAIITFTAFEAAFYCEIMRSGIQSVPRGQVNAAFALGLGQAQTMIHVILPQAVRNMLPVLLTQTIVLFQDTSLVYAIGAKDMLKAADVVGKNYNRPVEMIVLSALIYFAICFSLSLAVKQLQKRVAIVR
- a CDS encoding amino acid ABC transporter permease translates to MNYHWNFGIFLEQVKSGDETYLDWLITGLGWTLAVSLTAWLLALCIGIAVGALRTTPSRLLALLATAWVELFRNIPLLVQMFLWFFVVPEFLPRDWSLWVKQDMPAKEFVTAALCLGFFTSARVAEQVRAGVGSLPRGQRDASLALGFTLPQTYRHVILPQALRIVIPPLTSEFMNVFKNSSVAFAIGVLELTFQARQMQEDSEQGIETYLAVTLLYFICAFAANRGMAWIEAKSRVPGLIARTG
- a CDS encoding transporter substrate-binding domain-containing protein, yielding MNHRTALLVAIVIAAAPALAQETGTLKKVKDNGSITLGIRESSYPLSYLDDKQQPVGYHIDVCNRIVDAVKAQLKLPALKLQHQAVTSQNRIPLVANGTVDLECGSTTNNEARQKQVAFAPTTFVTNVRMAVKKASGITGLAQLGGKPVATTTGTTSVQLMRAHEKGKGIDFKEVYGKDHADAFLMLETDRAVAFVMDDNLLAGLIVSSKSPADYAIVGEVLNVEPIAIMLRRDDPAFKKLVDAAVIGLMKSGELDKLYTRWFLSPIPPKNVSMNFPMSEQLKKLIKAPSDAPAESFNKK